The nucleotide window AAACCAAATATTAATACGCTGATTGCTTTTGGCTAGCTTGCTGCTTGTGTCATCCTTGTAGCATCCTTTGCATGTACTTTGAGTAGATGGATATCGTCTTGTCTGTCATAGTAGAATTTGTATCCGATGCCAGGACTTTTTGCTTGATACAGTACTCGGCTTGGATAGAATTGGCCCTAGGACTTGTACGTGCTTGCTTCTAAACATTGTATTAGCTTGTGTACGGAATCTTTGTCGCTTTGCTGATGTATACGTCATCCCATATTTTCTCTCATGAATCTACCTGATGTCGTCTTGCTCTGTGTCCCATTCTGGATAGGTTGTCCGTGATGGAGTTGAATCATCCTGGAGTTGAGTAAATTAATTCTATTCAGACTTGGCACCGTGATCAGACCGAAGCTGATTCTAGTTCGGCTTGCACTTGTCCTCCAGTGGCTCCGTGTACCGCCCAGCTGCTTGGCTGCTTGTACTATGCCTCGAGACGTCGGGTTGCTGTTAGTGTACGCGCACCTTCCCAGCGGCAGCCTGAACGATCGATTGGATGTACGAGGACGTCGCCGAGAACATGCGCTTCAGCGAGTTGTCGAATGATGCCAATGACAGCCGCGGCGAATCTTGATCTTGGCGTCTTCCGAGCCGCATCGAGTTATCGACGAGGTTGACGAGAGCCGCGGCGAGTTGTCGACAAGGCCGACGAGGGTCGCGGCAAATCTTTATtttgaggtccaccgagctctcgaatGCAAAGCGccgaggtcccctacctggcacgccagctgtcgatgttttaccaccggcaacccgtcacggggtacccgggacggtgatttgttcggaggggtatcggcgtttgcaggaactcgatggtaaacgcagggagacaacgatttatactggttcggcacgccggaaaatcacggcgccctacgtccagtctggtgtggatagtatattgcgccctgtgctatttgttgtgttgcgaggtatgttgcggttgtgagttctgtcggttatgtgtaggtgccaatctagggacccctgccctcctttatatagtccagaagaggcgggagtcctagtcggttataaagtagagatcctagtaggattacgtgtaactagttctagtatgATTACATGTAggaaatcctagttggactaggtctttttctctcttctccgtggaaaaccccatgggtcccgtatcgacagtcGTGCTACGTCACTACTCTGAGCGGATCTCCTCCGCTAATAACAGAAATCTCAGTTCTCCACCGCACTCCCATCCCTCTTCACCTACGGCCCCGCCGCGCTGGCCGACCTGAAGCTAACCACCTGTGTGCTCCCACCGCCGCCCGCCACCTTCGCTAGGTTCTGCAGCCTGACCATGTTGGACCTCGACTACGTCATATTCTCCGGCGAGAAGGGGTGGGAGCGACTGGAGGCCATGATCTCGACAACCGCACCGACGTTGGAGAAGCTACGGCCGACGAACGTCGTCTTTCACCATGACGTCCCCAACAAGGGCCTCCCTGTCCCTGGCTCCTCCGGTGGCTGAGCTGGGTTCCGCGGACTGACCGTGCTAGACCTCGACTACGTCATATTCTCCTGAAAGAAGGGGTAGAAGAGGCCATGATCTCAGCAGCCACGCCAACGCTAGAGAAGCTGCGGCTAGCGAACATCGCCTTGCACCATGCCAGCCTCGCCCTGTCCCTGTCGCGTGGATCATCCACGTGCCCAACCACCGCTGGCTCTTGGGAGAGCTTGAGATCCGCAACTTTGACTGTTGCCACATTTCATGTGCGTGCGAGCATACATCACCATCAATGCATAAAAGCTTTTCACAGAGGCGTTTTTTTTATTTCCATAAGCAGGCAAGCGGACGGCCTCTAACAAATGATTCTGTTAATTAGCTAGGTATCCAAACACCCTTACAACAGGTAGATAGTGAATTGTTATCCAGCTAATATTAGCTATGtgatattagctagctaactactaTAGCTAATGAATCCAAACAGGCTCTAATTATTTCAAAATTCGATAAGAAATGTGGGCGAACCAGTCACCACAAACAGGAAGTGTGCAGGCCACTTCCCGCAGCAGCTACTGCTGAAACAACAGACTTCGTGCACACGCAGTCAGGCACGGCAGGGTACAGTTGGGATCATCAAAAATATCACTAGAAATTAGCACAGCAACACAATGTACACATTTCCAGAAGGAGATATCATGATTGTTATTAAGTTTATAACAGAACTAAAACAGGTGGAGAAAAGGAATTCTGCAAAAAAACAATCACTCGGTGCCCTTTCAGCCCCTAGCTCGAAACAACCAACCATACCACACAACAAACTCGAAACCAGTACATCAATGTCCCTATAGAATCAGCCACCACGACAACAACAAATGACAACCGATCAATCTTAACTAGATATAACGAATGGAATAAAAAATAAGCCTACAGGGAAGGAGGAAGCAGTTCAAGGATGTCAGACTATGAACAAAAGAACTCTAAGCCAAACGAATGCTTCTTGGAAGGCAGATGTATTGTATAACTAGAAGGTGGTATTGCTTTCACCTGCAGATATAGAGCTGCCCTCCGACTTCACCACGACCTCTGCCTCTGACTTCACAGCCATGGAACCTTTTCCGATGTCCAGCCCCTGGAGCCGCCCAAGCGAGTCTTGCTGCATCATATCCGAGAGGGAATTGGGGTGGGATAGCATCTGGTGACTCGGGACATTCGGTGGAGGCTGTTGGAAATGATACGGCAGCTGAATATTTCCATGCTGCTGAACTGTGTGTTGCTCCGAGAGCTGGAAGAATGAAGGGCTGTACGAGACGTGCTGCATTCCCATATTAAATTGTTCGTTGGACTTCGACATCTCACCTGTTGCTATCTTAAGCCTCTCCACTTCCTGCTTCAGTGCATCATTTAGAGCTGCATCGGTACGGATATTTCGTCAATAAATAACAGTCATCTGAGAATCAGTGCAATGGTTGCAAAATTTACAGATTGTTCAAGCACTACtaagtactaactaaccatgtgtTGACATAGTACAGCTTCTGAAAAAACAATGCATCAGCTACCTAATATGAAGCTAGGCTGCAACAATGGGACACTCTCCCACATGAACTTATTACAAAAAAATGAATAAATGCTCACCATCACGCAGTTGAGCCTGCTGCTCCATGGCCTGCAACCTTATCTTGAGCTCAGCATTTTCTGCCGAAAGTCCAGTTGTGTCTCTCTGCCGAGTAAACAAATCAGTGTGAAGGATATTAAGCATATTAATACAACAGTAAATTGCATGCCTGGACCCGAAAGTATTATGCGATTCTCGTTTGGGTTGGTCTATTTGGCTCCCTAACATATTTTAGTGATCTTATCCCGGTCCAAAGTAGACATGGGGACGCCTAGAACCCAACATGGCCGTCCATATGGATGCGATTTaagcaacaacaaaaaaaaaaaaaaaaaaaaaaaaactaagccAAGTCAAATTTTTATTTCATCGTTCTCCGCTGATGCCTCAATCGTCTGACATGCTCGGCACAGCGAGCCTGAGCAGTTCGGAAATGTCATGGGCCTCCCACTCGAGCACCTCATTGCGGCAGGTGGTCAAAATCAGGTCAACGAGTTCGGGAAGGTGCTAGGGGCTGAGAAGGATCCAGTCAGTTAGGGGGCGGTTGGTCTTCTCTTTCCTCTCATCTCAGCGTCGCAATTATCCCTCTTCGTGCTATCTGGCTTGCTTTCCTAGTCAGCATAGCGGCACAGTGTTGCTGGCCCGGCACACCTCGCGCTCTAGGTTGCCCTCGCCTTGCTAACCCCGGCCACGTCAGGGGGCTCTACGGCGAACCGCAACACGCTATTGTCGATCCGTGCAACGATGTTGAAGGTGTGGCAAGCCGTGTTCTCATAGTGGATGGGAGCCAATTGTTGTGCTAGCATGTTTGGCATTGCTTACAACCCCACCACAGGTTGCATCACGGACCACTCCACGGCGAGGCCAACGACATGGTGATGGCCCCTATGTGGAGCGGCCCACGTCAGGGGTCATGTCCCGGTGCGTGCCTAGGCAGTGGCGATTAACCAGCAATGGGGCGTCGAGGCGTGATGACGGCAGGGCGACGACATGGGATCATAGCAGCTCCGATTTAGGCAGTGATTGTCGAGACACGTCGAGTGGGCGCGGTGTCTGGCCGGGCTGTGCACCGAGCAGCAACATGTGCAGGTGCGGCAAGGCATTGCATGGTGCAGAGCATAGCGGCACGGCTGGCTCTGCCGTGGAGGGTTGCCACCGAGAAGTTGCCCGAATGGCGCAATGGTCAGGCGACGGTGCACCTTCCTCGTCGAAAAAGAGAGCGGGAGAGAGGATTGGAGGAAGTGAGTGAAGACGGTCTCATGCGTCCTTACCTGGCTATGAACTCGCCCGTTGGCTCTAGACAGCCAAAAAGAAGAGGATGGGGAGTTCAGGGATGGTGGCTCGATGGATCTCTCAGGTGGCTGCTAGAGTCCAAGGGCACAAGTCCATGCGTTTCAGGCATCAGGAGGGTTTCTAGGGTAGTGGCGGCAGGCCCACCCCTCCTTGGCATGCGCACTACGGATGCTCGGTTCGAGGACACTGCGGACTCCGACCTGTAGCGTCCATGTGATCACCTTCAGTGAGCGACCCGAGCTCCACAAGATCATCGACGAGGTCCAAGCTCAGCAACGACCCTAGCGCAGCCACGACCTCCATGCCCACCTCCTGCCATTGCGTCAACTAGCCCACTCGTAGTCCCCGTGGCCCTGCACCCGCCTACCAACGCTACCTAGGCCCACTCATGTGCGAGAGGCATGCCGGCGGGGACCTAAGAGTCAGCGAGAGAGGTGGGGAAAAAGAAAGGAGCCAAGGTGAATAGATAAGGCAGGCCCAACGGGTTTTCTGCTTAAATCATGTCGTCCACTGCAGGCACGCATGTCGCACATGACTTTACCAGCCACGTGGATGACCACATCAGTTCATGGGCGTTGTTGTGTCAAGTTTGGACCAGGATGAGATCACTTGAATACATTAGGGAGCCAAATACATGATTTCATAGTTTGGGGGCCTAGACGAGAATCGCATAATACTTTAGGGACCGGTCGTGCAATTTATTcttatgttgtctcaacatagcaggtcccaagccctggtaaaagaggagggttgtgataggcgtggcgagccaacgttaaatctagccattctaatagagatgaaacccgaaagaaaatagttggggcgtaaccctcttagcgacgcgccatatcggaacccgagtatggtgttaaatgggcaagagccaggtcgtcacccccgtgacgcgccgtgtcgcgatctgggtacggtgtcaagtgagcaaggatcgggtcgtcgcatccttagtggcgcgctacatcggcgcctaggtgtagtgaaaaatgagcaagggtcttcacatctgagtcgacgggtgcgaagggtaaggaagctagtcgaaccaactaggatccatttaggtagttggaatgtagggtcgcttacaggtaagttaagagaattagttgataccgcgactaggaggcgtgtaaatatattatgcgttcgagagactaaatggaagggtcagaaggcgaaggagatggacaatacaggtttcaagctttggtacacagggacagttgcgaatagaaatggagtaggagttttgattgataagagcctcgaGAATaatgtggtgggagtgagaaggcaaggagataggattatcttagtcaagcttgtcattggtgatatggtcttaaacgtaattagtgcgtatgccccccaagtaggcctcgacgagagtgctaagagacagttctgggaaggcttagatggcctgattagagccgtacctagtagtgagaagctttttataggagatcttaatgggtatgtaggtactacaagcgcaagTTTCGAgccagttcatggaggttttgggtatggtagtaggaatcaggagggggaggaagttctggacttcgcggtagcttttgacctgatgatagccaacactttctttagaaagagagaatctcatctagtgaccttcagtagcggacaacactctagccagattgactttgtcctcacaagaagaaaggacaaacgagcatgcttgggttgcaaggtgataccagaggagtgtgttgtttctcaacataagcttttggtggtagacttTCGTTTTCATGTGCAAGCCTGTAGGGATAaataagctaagattgaaagaacaaagtggtagaAACTGAAAGGGGTGACGTCAGATGTATTCAGGGAAAggattatcaaagagggctcttggaagaaagaagaggacataaacaacatgtgggagaagatggcaaccaacattcggaaggtggcctcagaggtgtgtggagtaaccaaagaaagtggaggcgaggctaaagattcTTGGtagtggaacgaggaagtccaaatggCTATTAATGAGAAGAAAGAaagctatagacgcttgtaccatgacaagagtgtggacaacatagagaagtacaaggtggcaaagaagactgcaaaacgagctgTAAGTATgacaaagggtagagcgtacgaggatctttaccaacatttgagtacgaaggaagaagagaaggacatttataggatggctagggttcgtgagagaaagacaagggacttcaaccaagttaagtgcattaaggatgaaagggagcatctcttggtgaaggaggatgagatccgacatcgatggcaagagtattttgacaaattgttcaatggtgagaatacggacacaacctttcagttggatgactcttttgatgacaccaatagacgctttgtgcggagaatccaagaatctgaggtcaaagAGGCGTGGAAAAGGGTGAAAGGGGGTAAAGCGATGGAaccagatggtatcccaatcaaggtgtggagatgcctgtatggctaaccaagctgttcaaccatatttttcgatcgaacaagatgcctgatgagtggaggagaaataTATTGGtatcgatctacaagaataaaggggatattcaaagttgtactaattaccggggaattaagttgatgagccatactatgaagctatgggagagagttatcgagcatcgcttgagagcaataacgcgggtctctataaaccaatttggtttcatgcccggaagatcaaccatggaagccattttcttaataagacaagtgatggagcggtatagggagaagaaggacttacacatggtttttattgacttggagaaggcttatgatagaataccaaggaatgtcatgtggtgggctttggacaaacataaagtcccaacgaagtacgtcgggctcattaaggacatgtacaacaatgttgtgactagagttcgaacaagtgatggagacacggatgacttcccgattatgataggactacatcaagggtcagctttgagcccttatttgtttgccttagtgatggatgaggtcacaagagacatacaaggggacatcccttggtgtatgcttttcgcggacgatgtagtgctagttgatgaaagccggacaggagtgaatcagaaactgaagttatggcgggagactttggagttcaAAGGTTTtaaactcagtagaactaaaactgagtatatgagatgtgacttcggccctactactcgggaggaggaagatattagtttggaaggtcaagtagtgcctaggaatgatacctttcgatatttaggatcagtgctacagagagacgggatgttgatgaagatgttagccatagaatcaaagcagggtggatgaagtggcaccaagcatctggtgtcctatatgacaaaagggtaccacagaagctaaaagacaagttttataggacggcgattagacctgctatgttgtatggtgcagaatattggcctacgaaaagacgacatgttcaacagataagtgttgcggaaatgcgtatgttgcgttggatttgcggtcatacaagaagggatcaagttcggaacgatgatatacgtgatagattaggggtaacaccaattgaagaaaagcttgtccaacaccggttgagatggtttggacatatccaacggagacctctagaggcaccggtgcgtagtggaatcctaagccaggatagtaacgtgaagagaggcagaggaagaccgaagttgacttgggtagaggcaataaaaggagacttgaaaggatggaatatacccaaagacttagccttagataggagtacttggaaaacagctattcacgtgcctaaaccttgattgcttctgctgggtttcaactctagcctaccccaacttgtttgggacttaaaggctttgttgttgttattgtgtACAAAAGACATGGACACATTGCTCGTAGATTCAGAAAACAGAACCAGACAAGATCTGCTGGAAGTACAGGGTTTTATGCTTAAAATTTGAAGTTGCTAGCATAAGATTAACCAAGTAAGAAGGTGCTTATTGCAATGAATTGAATCAATGGGGATAGTATAGTCACCAAAACTACAGTGCTGCTCAACCGAGAACACAGTTCTTTTACTGCCATCAACCAAGTATTACTATTCAGATCTCCAACCATTGAGAAAACTATATAAAACAACCCCAAGGATCATTTCGCCCTAATCACTACATGTGGCATTAGTCAATACTCAACATGACCACATAAACTATCCTAGCATGTGTTATAGATCTCATTGCATGTGCATCAGTCCAAAGAAAATATTATACTAACTGTTGATTTGTAAAGCAATTGGAGTTCAGCTGATACAGGTTACAGGTATGGACTATGGAGTGCAGCTGGTTGCACAGTATATAATAAATAAAGTGTCACTATGCACCGTGTTATTTTCACACTAAAATAAATGAACTGAACACGGTTCAGCAATACATGAGGCAAGCAGAAGGATGAAAGGCACCTGGAACAGTGTCAGCTGCGCTGAAAGAGTAGTAGCCTCTATCTGAAGAGTTTGAACCTTCCGCTCCAATTCTGTTATATATCGAGCTTTTCTTTCCTTTGACCGTGCTGCAGATTGTCTGTTTGCAATAATTCTGCACAAAACCCAAGCTCAGGAACTCAATAGGCATTCATAAAGTATAGGTTACAAATACAACAAGCTGGTTAGATGATTTAGGTAAAACAAAGTTGACTTGGACAGATCATACAGTCAACTGATTAAGATAATTTATAGGTAATGTAATACAGTTAAAACTAGTTGACATAGATTTACTAATCTGTTAAGATAATTTAGGTAATGTAGTAAAGTTCAAACATTTGACAAAGACAGATGAAAGTTAACTTCCTAAGTTCAAACATCATGGGTGTGAATACAAAGATCATGAATAATATTCACGACAGTTTGCCTACGCTCCAGTAACTTAACAGAATTTCTCATTGTATGTTCTTCTGCCTGTCATCCAAAATTTCAAGGTATAACGCTACACACAGATCTGGGAAATGAATCAAAATATGGTTGTGCCACAGAAGCAAGgtaaaaaaaaaatagtaaatgCCAAATAAAACTTAATAGCTTCAACAAGTTTCAACAATCACATACTGAAAAGAAAATCAATCAAATCCCGTTTGGAGCTCCGTCGCATCTGTTAGCAGCTGCAGTGGACCTATTAATCTAAGCTAAATTAGTTGCAAATCTGATAATTTTTTATAGCACAAATGAATATCATGGTTTAAGTGTTATTTTATTTAGCACTATTACAACAAATATCGCCTGATATTAGATAAGTTAAATATTGAACAAATATTACAGAAATCAAAATGTGGCTGCAATCCAGGGGCAACTGTACCAGCCAGCAAAATGTAAACCTAAATTATAAATACAGGTTTACACAGCTTGCTTGTAGTGCAAACTCTTGGGAAAATACTAATGTCCAGTGCAGTTAACTGGAACAGGAAAAATATATACTTGTGATGTAGAACTATAAGGCACATTTAACAGAGTTATCAACATTCACCCCAACTTCAGTTAACATGTCGGAGGGCCTTAGGCATGACATAATAGGAAGATAATGACATAAAACACTGCATGCCCATTTAATATGCGACAATTTTCTGCCATTTACAGCCTCTTTGCTGATTTGAGAACCGTTGACAGTGAACAGCCTCTTAGCTGATTTAAGAACCTGTTTCGACAATGACCAacataaaacaatcttcaagagtGAGATACTAGCGTACCTAATAAATACATCGATACTAACAACGTTTATGCGAGTAAAACTGGCTATGCTATCTCCATTGTATCAATGATTGCCAATACAGAAACATATCAACGATAAATAATTAAATGTTACCAAAGTCAACAAGGACTTGAGGTCTTTAGGAGAGCAAACATGTAAACAATTGCATGAATTATCACAAGAGAAACACCATATCATATAGCTTGGCCCCAATACAAAGTTTTGACAAACAAAATCTAACCATCTCCAGTGTAACTTTAATATACGCCAAAAGGGAAACGATAGTTGTAGCATATAATTTTGTGCTAGAAAGAACCAGTTAGAAGTATGCCACGCTACTTATTGAGCATCTTGGAGGGAATCTAGATAACGTGGAGTGTCCAGCGAGgaaaacattgcaacaaagcaaaTAAATGTTGAATCCTGCCTCTTTTGATCTCCATCTCTGTTTATTTAAGATTAAATGAACAGAAGAACCTTTAAGGACCATGACACTAACCAACTAAACAAATACAGACACCTCAATAACTTTAAAAACATGGAGAAAATGCCACGAAAGCAATTCAAATTGATGCCACATCCCGCCAATTTCGACCTGTGCCTTCTGCTTATTTAAGGCCACTAAACGACACGAGACACCTTTACAAACTAAGACACTAACTGAGCAAACAAAAAATGACATCTCAGTAACTTTTATGGGTGCTTGCTTTCACTTGGAAAGAAACCTAGTACGTGACAAGGATGACCTAGCTATCCAATTCAGTTGGTCAGCTTGCTGCAACCCTATCCGATAAGCTGCCTTTCACTATCCCGATGATTCCAGACCCAGACCACGTCTCAAGTAGTTGGCAAGACTCACAGGTGGCtatgcttcttctttttttcatttcGATGCACACAATACCAAAAGTCATTGAGCATTATGCGGCTTTTCATTTTACAATCAATATAGATCACAAAAAGTAACAGCCATCTCACCTGCAACCCTACCAACCAAGCAACTACCAAGTGCAGTCCTAGCTAGTAGTGTCAGAATGCGAGGACGGTGGCAATGGAAGAAGGGGGAAAAAAAGGCGTCACCTTTTGGCGCGCTTGGGGTCGATGGCAGCGAGCTCAGCGAGCTGCTCCGAAGACATggccttcttggcctccatcgccTCTCCGAACAGGCCTCCGCCGCCGTCCTGCTGCCCGCCcgggccgccggcgccggccccCATCCCGAAGCCGTCGAAGGAGGCGCTGTGGCGGTGCTTGGCTGGGCGCGGCGGCGAGGAGGTCTCGGCGGCGCGGTCGCGGTCGGCGCCGGCGATCTTGTCCATGTCCATGAAGGTGGAGAAGAGGTCGTCCTCGGAGCCGATCTCGTCGaagccgccgcccccgccgccggccaGGTCGTCCGGGAAGCGGAAGGCCACCTCAGATCTGGCGCGGCGGTGGTGGCCCACGCGCGGCGGGGGCAGCCCTGCgcccggctgcggcggcggcggcgcaggcgccCCGCCCGGGACCGGCGGCAGCGGGCAGGGCAGGTTGAGGTTGGGGCTACGCGCCGGCGAGCGCTGCGGCGGGTCGCCGGGCTTCGGCGGGTCGCCGGGCTTCGGCGGCATCGCCATTGCGACGGGCAGGTCTGCTCCTCTCTGTCTGTCTCTCTCTGGTCGGCTGGGCTGCGCGTAGTTGTCTGGGTCGGGGCTCGGGAAGGGCACGCGGCTACTCCTACTCTTGGCTAGCTGCTCTGCTAGCTACTATAGACAGTGGCGTCT belongs to Miscanthus floridulus cultivar M001 chromosome 4, ASM1932011v1, whole genome shotgun sequence and includes:
- the LOC136552926 gene encoding transcription factor RF2b-like; the encoded protein is MAMPPKPGDPPKPGDPPQRSPARSPNLNLPCPLPPVPGGAPAPPPPQPGAGLPPPRVGHHRRARSEVAFRFPDDLAGGGGGGFDEIGSEDDLFSTFMDMDKIAGADRDRAAETSSPPRPAKHRHSASFDGFGMGAGAGGPGGQQDGGGGLFGEAMEAKKAMSSEQLAELAAIDPKRAKRIIANRQSAARSKERKARYITELERKVQTLQIEATTLSAQLTLFQRDTTGLSAENAELKIRLQAMEQQAQLRDALNDALKQEVERLKIATGEMSKSNEQFNMGMQHVSYSPSFFQLSEQHTVQQHGNIQLPYHFQQPPPNVPSHQMLSHPNSLSDMMQQDSLGRLQGLDIGKGSMAVKSEAEVVVKSEGSSISAGESNTTF